From the genome of Electrophorus electricus isolate fEleEle1 chromosome 14, fEleEle1.pri, whole genome shotgun sequence:
gtttttgctagCTAGatgttatatttctcatttcacAAGCTTGATCTCTAAGCATTTCCCTCTTTTGCTAACTTATCAATGCCTCTGCTAACTTAAGTAGTAAATGcctttgctttagtggtctTATATGATAGGTTATCTGGTTATGTGGCTagcatttaaatgtatgtattgttattgCCTTGTCTTCTTTGTGGCTGTTTTGCTTCCAAGTACTAGCGTAGTTCAAAATGTACTACTAGTTCTgtgtaataaacaaagaaactgaaaacaatGTCTGGGTGAAAGTATTAGTTGCTCAAGCATTTGTAAAGATACTGGATTATTATTGGAAATGTACTTAGTACCTGTACATGGTACCTGTAGTCAATTTGTGTGATGCtaatgtttgtgtagtgtagttcaGCCCAACAATTCAGGTTAAGACATAAAGAATTATGGCTTTCGTATTAAGTTTTTACATACCTTCATATTatcataaaatgtaaacatgtgagCAAACAGTGGAATCTGAATGCTCCCTTTACTGTTGGTGTGTAACCTAATTTGGCTACTTCTTTGCCTTTCTAGATAGCctgtaaatgtttttcacaTATGCATTTTCCCTTGTTGTTCAAGGAAACTTTGTTCATGCTGGAAATATCCTTGCTACACAGCGGGCAACGCGCTGGCATCCAGGAGCTCATGTAAGTGTCTTCTTTGCATTATCCTCTGATAGTGTTTCTTAAATATCCTAGTCAATCAATATCCAGTACCCACTCTATATATCACTTCACATTTTTGTAAGAACTATGAACATAAGTCAAATGAGGTATGTCATACATTCTGAATGTAGAATGTTGAGAATTACAATTTAATTCTGCAgtttggttttagaggctgTAAAATTAAGGGTATCTGTGTGGGAGTTATCATAAGTAGCTGAAATGGCTAGGGGATAAGGAGAGCTCAGACGTTACACCACACATAATACACCAGACAAAATGGCAAATAATGAAACAACTACACAGATAGAAGTAGCAGGCAATATTGCAAATGTTACAAATTTATTGATGCATGGGCATATGGAAATGTAAACTATAAACAGCCTACTCTGTGCTTGCTTCTGACAGGTGGGCATAGGAACAAACAATACTCTGTATGCGCTGGAGGATGGAATCGTTAGGTTTACCAAGGAGGTGTACATTCCCCACCCTCGCAGTGCTGAAGCCAGAAACATCATTCCTAACCTTCCGAAAGGAGTTGTACTCTATAAGTCCTTCATCAACGTCGTTCCCACAAAACAGGAGAACCGCTTCAAACTAGTTGATATGGTTTGAAGGGAGGAAAGACTTGTGCTGACTAGCTCCTTTGAGCTGTTTTACTCTGGTGACTTGAAGGAATATTTTGACAGTCTAAATGGAAAGATGTATGAAAATGTCACATGGAACTGGTCGTACTCCACACTTTGCCAACAGTGAAACGGCTCCTTTTTTTGTCCCCTCTCATGCGGTCATGTGAATAAATGTGCTATTGAAACTTCTAAATAAAAAGCAGCTTGGCTTAGGTTCTCAAGGGCATTTCACAGGGAAAACAATAGCAGATTTTAGTCTGCTTTATTGGTTCCTTATTCAGTTCTTATTAGTAGTGATTGAAAGCAGAAAAACCTCAAATCCCTGGTACAGATGAGCACAAACTGGaattacatgcatacattttggGCTAAACAGATCATTTAGAGCAAGTAAATATGTAACATTCACATTTGAGAagttttactgaaatatttcagtttttacataaaatacattgtGTAAATATGCCGCTAAAGTCACCTAAAGTGTACGCCAATTTGGGGTGCACTTCCTGGTAGTCATAACATAACCATCATACATCAGAGGGCGTTCTTTTCACTGTTTTAACAGAGATCATTACATTGTGAAACTCGAGTAAACATTCTGAGACTCGCTGAAAAGCAAGGGGTACTTCACGTCTGTGTGACAGCAACAATGTAAATGCACCATACTGCAAGGAGCCAAGTTAACAGCCTTTATGAGCCATTTGAAGTGTTTCTCCAGAGGGCAAACACTGAGCTTCAATTAAAGTCATCTTAAATGAGCATTTCAGAATTTTCTGACTCACTGCATCCCTCGTGAATTGTTTTTAGTTGTGTCATTTCAGAGCTTAGCAGGGTAAGGGGGGGTTGCTAGTGCCGTGGTCCCACAAACTCCACATTCCCCAcaccctctcccaccccccaaTGGTTGGATGCAAGCTGTAGCATCTTACATTGAGCAGTAAATACAAGCTTTAAAACATCCCAAAAAATtgtgtaggaaaaaaaaaatcatttgttgAGGAGACGCCACCATGAAGTcgtgagcacaacttgagcattcAAGTTAGCAAccacataaataatttttttctgagTAACATTAAAGTttccaaaagcacaaaaatgaaTGTTATCAATAGTGTTATCGAGGAGGACGGATAAAAACACCACTATAGGCACTATAgtgctttgtatgtgtgtaatgtatggCAACCTGCCTAATTTGTGACTAATGTGCGATGCACTAGATACACAATCATGTCActaattttacacacataacCATTTAATCATGAAGTCTGCATTAAAGactcctcccccacccacccacaccaagTTCTCTCTCCCCCGTTTCAGAGGGAGATATATACAGTGTTGACAGAAATAGTTTTCACAGCTGTAGGAGGAAGCCCtgcattatataaaatgtaagtgCATAAACTCAAATCTAACACGTTCACTGTTAGCACTGTTACAAACCTAACACCAGGCATagctgtgaaaacaaaaaaaacaggctgaCCTCCTCGCAACCTGTAGTGTTTGCATAACAGTGTTCAGTGCTTTCGACTCTTGCCTCTTTGGCAGAAGAAGAATGGcacaaagaggaggaggaggctgttTAACTGCGCCTCATCACCATAGAGACGTTTCCC
Proteins encoded in this window:
- the mrpl27 gene encoding 39S ribosomal protein L27, mitochondrial isoform X2 — encoded protein: MLVSCHAPVALSVRPASKKSGGSSKNVGGKSPGRRFGFKKQDGNFVHAGNILATQRATRWHPGAHVGIGTNNTLYALEDGIVRFTKEVYIPHPRSAEARNIIPNLPKGVVLYKSFINVVPTKQENRFKLVDMV
- the mrpl27 gene encoding 39S ribosomal protein L27, mitochondrial isoform X1 — protein: MAALMSLLLRPRVGMLVSCHAPVALSVRPASKKSGGSSKNVGGKSPGRRFGFKKQDGNFVHAGNILATQRATRWHPGAHVGIGTNNTLYALEDGIVRFTKEVYIPHPRSAEARNIIPNLPKGVVLYKSFINVVPTKQENRFKLVDMV